The Cygnus atratus isolate AKBS03 ecotype Queensland, Australia chromosome 12, CAtr_DNAZoo_HiC_assembly, whole genome shotgun sequence genome has a segment encoding these proteins:
- the ZNF319 gene encoding zinc finger protein 319: protein MSESWQQQQQQPQQPPPPQQHHAGAATLPEHSIPPGTADNPLGCAVYGILLQPDPSLQHHQHAPIQAGEPSHKCGVCGHDLTHLSNPHEHQCLPGHDRSFQCTQCLKIFHQATDLLEHQCIQVEQKPFVCGVCKMGFSLLTSLAQHHNVHNGNAMKCSICEKTYKPPEAEHSQPLDPSEKPYSCSICQKTFKHLSELSRHERIHTGEKPYKCTLCDKSFSQSSHLVHHKRTHSSERPYKCTVCEKTFKHRSHLVRHMYAHSGEHLFKCNVCELHFKESSELLQHPCTPSGERPFRCGECQKAFKRPSDLRQHERTHSEERPFKCDLCQMSFKQQYALMRHRRTHKAEEPFKCNLCEKGFVQPSHLVYHQHVHGIENLFKCNVCQKGFNQSSELLRHKCVQNAERPFKCAVCNKSYKRASALQKHQLAHCTEKPLKCTLCERRFFSSSEFVQHRCDPAREKPLKCPDCEKRFKYASDLQRHRRVHTGEKPYKCPSCEKAFKQREHLNKHHSVHAREQQYKCMWCGERFLDLGLLQEHSVQHTAEGAYQVAACLP from the coding sequence ATGTCAgaaagctggcagcagcaacagcagcaaccacagcagccgccgccgccgcagcagCACCACGCTGGGGCAGCCACCCTTCCAGAGCATTCCATCCCACCCGGCACTGCTGACAACCCTCTGGGCTGTGCCGTGTACGGCATCCTGCTCCAGCCGGACCCGAGcctgcagcaccaccagcacgCCCCGATCCAGGCTGGAGAGCCGTCCCACAAATGCGGGGTGTGTGGCCACGACCTCACTCACCTCTCCAACCCCCACGAGCATCAGTGTTTGCCAGGCCATGACCGCTCTTTCCAGTGTACCCAGTGTCTGAAGATCTTCCACCAGGCCACTGACCTGCTCGAACACCAGtgcatccaggtggagcagaaGCCCTTTGTGTGTGGGGTGTGCAAGATGGGCTTCTCCCTACTCACTTCGCTGGCACAGCACCACAATGTCCACAATGGCAATGCCATGAAGTGCTCTATCTGTGAGAAGACCTACAAGCCTCCCGAGGCAGAGCATTCGCAGCCTCTCGATCCCTCGGAGAAGCCCTACAGCTGCTCCATCTGTCAGAAAACCTTCAAGCACCTCTCGGAGCTGTCCCGGCATGAGCGCATCCATACAGGTGAGAAGCCCTACAAGTGCACTCTGTGTGACAAGAGCTTCAGCCAGTCATCCCACCTGGTGCACCACAAACGGACGCACAGCTCGGAGCGGCCCTACAAGTGCACGGTGTGCGAGAAGACCTTCAAGCACCGCTCCCACTTGGTGCGCCACATGTACGCGCACTCGGGAGAGCACCTCTTCAAGTGCAACGTCTGCGAACTGCACTTCAAGGAGTcgtcagagctgctgcagcacccctgCACGCCCAGCGGGGAGCGGCCCTTCCGCTGCGGCGAGTGCCAGAAGGCCTTCAAGCGCCCCTCGGACCTGCGGCAGCACGAGCGCACGCACAGCGAGGAGCGGCCGTTCAAGTGCGACCTCTGCCAGATGAGCTTCAAGCAGCAGTACGCGCTCATGCGCCATCGCCGCACGCACAAGGCGGAGGAGCCCTTCAAGTGCAACCTGTGCGAGAAGGGCTTCGTGCAGCCCTCGCACTTGGTGTACCACCAGCATGTGCACGGCATAGAAAACCTCTTCAAGTGCAACGTGTGCCAGAAAGGCTTTAACCAGTCTTCAGAGCTGCTGCGGCACAAGTGTGTGCAGAACGCAGAGCGGCCCTTCAAGTGCGCTGTGTGCAACAAATCCTACAAGCGGgcctcagctctgcagaagcaccAGCTAGCCCACTGCACGGAGAAGCCGCTCAAGTGCACGCTCTGCGAGAGACGTTTCTTCTCCTCCTCGGAGTTCGTGCAGCACCGCTGCGACCCAGCCCGTGAGAAGCCCCTCAAGTGCCCTGACTGTGAAAAGCGGTTCAAGTATGCCTCGGACCTGCAGCGCCACCGGCGCGTGCACACGGGTGAGAAGCCCTACAAGTGCCCCTCCTGCGAGAAGGCCTTCAAGCAGCGTGAGCACCTCAACAAGCACCACAGCGTGCACGCCCGGGAGCAGCAGTACAAGTGCATGTGGTGTGGGGAGCGGTTCCTGGACTTGGGCCTGCTCCAGGAGCACAGTGTCCAGCACACGGCTGAGGGCGCCTACCAGGTGGCTGCCTGCTTGCCGTGA